Genomic segment of Arachis hypogaea cultivar Tifrunner chromosome 16, arahy.Tifrunner.gnm2.J5K5, whole genome shotgun sequence:
ATGTGACTCACTGTTGGTGGCTAGTGCCTAATAGGCCATTGCAAAGTGATCTTAGAGCTGTGACACATGACAAAGAGCTCATGGAGATGTGTTACCTTgctcagaagaacaagaaaattgtcTATGTGTACTATGAACATGGAGTCTCTGAACCTGTGTTTGATGAGAAATCATCCAAAAGCAAGGAGTTAATAGTGCTACAAGACCCTATTCCACATTTATACCCCACCATCAATGTCATAGCCAATACAATTTTTACCACATCACCATCAACTCCAATTCCAGAGCCAACTCACACCACTAGCCCCAAAACAATTCCCACCACATCACCACCAATTCTAATTTCAGAACCAATACACACCACCATTCCTACTCCAACAACAATCCCCACAACTAAGCCTGTTGGTAAAGGTATTTCAAGACCAAAGCATAAGACTCAACCTATTGCAACTTCTGTTAGTAATTCCAAATCATCACACAAAAAAATGGCAGCACCCACTGCTGCTGCTCCTACTATTAAGCCAACCCCACCACCAAAAATAATGGCCAAACACACAGCTGCTACTAGTACTAAGCCCAACTCACCACCAAAAATAATGGCCCAATCCACTGTTACTCCTACTACCAGGCCCAACCCACCACCAAAATCAACGACCCAGCCTACTTCAAAACCTCTAACAAGATCagcatcacaaaaataaaaaaggtttgATATACCAAAGAAAGGCCCTCAAAGAGTCCAAAATGCAGCATCACATGTAAGGAGGCCTTTAACAAGATCAGCTGCAATTGAAACCTGAAACTGTGTTTGTGATCTTGTCTAGTGAGGAAGAATCTTCAGACAGCTATGACAGTTATGACAGTGTAGAGGACGAACCATATAGGCCTGCTGGTGATGATGTATCTagtgaggaagaagaagtgaTTGTGAAGAGATCAATTAGAAAGAAGAGTGATGTTAAAAAGAGGATTACAACAGATAAGAAAGAAGTTAACGAAAAGAGGGATGTTATTCTTGAGGATGATGGTCTTGTGTGTGCAGACTCAGGGTCTGAAGATGATGAATTATTTTTTGGCCCGATTCCTAAAGTTGGTGAAATGGCACCATATTATGATGCTCAAGATGGAGCTTATGATGAATCTAATGGTGGATAGTCTTGGCACTCTGAGAAAATGAAGACTCCACCGAATTCTGAGGATGAGTTGGAGGAGGTTGATTCAGATGAGGTGTTTCCTGTGTTTAGGGGAGGAGGAAGGTTTGGTGAGCTTAAACTAGAGGTTGGAATGAAATTTAATTCGAAGATGGAATTTAAGGAGGCTGTTTGTGAGTACTATATCCAGGAGAGAAGGCAGATCTGGTGGAAGAAGAATGACAATTTAAGGATGAGGGCTATGTGTAAGGGAGAGGGCTGTGGCTGGCTTGTATATGCTTCCCGGGATAGTGAGGGTAATTGCTGGCAGATCAAGACATTTATGGACGATCACACTTGTCCTAGAGAGACTAAGAACAGGTTAGCTAACAGGAAGTGGCTAGGTTGCAAAATTGGTTAGGAAATTAAGAAAATATCCCAATCTTAAACATTGTGAAGCTGCACAGTACTTTAAGAGCAAGTGTGACTTGGACCTCAACAAGTCTTCACTGACAAGGGCTCTAAGGGCTGCTAGGGCCGTAGTGTATGCAGATGCTGCTGCCCAGTATGGTATGGTTAGAGATTACGGGTTAACATTACTGAAAACTAATCCTAGCTCCACTATTAGTATTGGTGTTAGACCTCATCCCAATCTTGATGAAGATCCAACTTTTGATAGGATGTACATTTGCCTTGATGGGTGTAAAAGAGGGTTCAAGGCTAGCTGCAGACCACTTATAGGCTTGGATGGAGCATTTCTAAAAACACAACATGGTGGTCAAATTCTCTCTACCACTGGTCAAGACGCAAACAATCACATTTATGTGATTGCTTATGCAATAGTGTTCATCAAAAACATAGAGAATTGGCAATGGTTTCTGGAATTACTGCATCAAGACTTGGGTGATTACAAACAACATGGTTGGTGTTTTATTTCAGACATGCAAAAGGTATTGTTGTTGTTTATTGCTAGATATCTTAACTAATGGTAGTGATTCTTAGATATTACTGCTGAGTAGTAAATCCCTTTACTGTTGTTTATTGTTGATTACTGTTTTATATGTGTGCTGAGTAATAAATCTGTTTACTGCTATTTAGAACAATTGAGTAGTTGTTGTATATATTGGATACTGCATAGTTGATGATTACTTTATAGGAGTAGTATCTGTTTACTCTGTTGAGAGGCCAATGTGATGTCACTTACACAACTTTAGGGACCACTCTGAGTTCATTGATAGAACATTAGGGACTTTTTTGAGGCTCGATTTGAAACTTTTGTACTGGATTTTTTGTTATGCAAGGTCTTATCCATGCAGTTCAGGATGTGTTTCCAAATGTTTATCACATATTCTGTGTATGACATTTATGGAGGAATTTCAACAAATAGTGGAAGGATAATCAGCTTAGAGGTTTGCTTTAGGAGTGTGAAAGGTCTACGACTCAAGAAGGATTCGTCGAAGGGATGAAAAATTGGAGAAGCTAAATAAGGATGCATGGACTTATCTATGCAAATGGCCAAAGAACTCATGGAGCAGGGCATTCTTCAGCAGTGCACCTAAAATGGACAACATCTGCAATAATACATGTGAGGTTTTCAACTCACAGATCAAAGAACCTAGAGCCAAGCCTATTATCACACTGTTGGAGGAGGTCAGGATGTATGCCATGAGATCTATAGCCAGAAACAAGGTGAAGTTGAAGAACAACGTCAGGATCCTACCTCCAATACAGCGAAGCAagttggaaaagataagaaaataataaaaaaattgggtTCCCATGTGATCTAATGATGCAGATTATGAAATATTTGAAGTTCATAGGTGGCCTACCAATATGGCTGTGGACTTGGGTAAGAGATCATGCACATGTGACTTTTGGCAACTAAGTGGTATGAtttttttatgcatattttttaatttttttattcttgatttGCATTTGAAATTTTGTTTATGTATGGTTGTGATGTTCTGTGTAGGAATGTCATGTGTGCATGCATATGCCGCTTTGGCCAGGACTGGTAAAAAGTCAGATGAATCCTGTCATCACTGGTTAACCATGGAAGCATACAACAACACCTATACCTTCCATATAAATCCAATTCCTGGTCAGACACTGTGGGAGAAATCACCACATAATAGACTTCAAGCACCAaagttcaagaagaagaaaagaagaaaggatgCTGATGAGGAGCCAAGTAGAGGCAAGAAGCAGAATAACTCCATGAAAAGAGTTTATAAAAAAGGACATTGTCGCTATTGTGGTGAAACAGGTCACACCAAGAGGAATTGTTGTAAGAGGGCCGTTGACGAAGAATCAGCTGCTGTGGCTGCTGCAGCTACTGCTGATACTGATGCTAATGGAGGTGAGGACAACAATTCTGCTCTAACTGCTGCTGTAAATGGTGGTGATGCCCCACCTATGCCACAGGATCAGGTCGAGATTCAGCTTGATCTTAATCAGCCTGTTTTGTCAGAAACTGATGACTCGCAACAGGTTCGtaatattactcttttaaatttttttagtcacTTTAAATGTTTCGTGTTTTATACATAGGTGCAACCCCCTTTTGTTCGGCCAACCAAACTGCCTTCTAAGAGAAAGTTGTCCACACCCGAAAAGAACACTCCATCAACAAGCACACCAGCTGCTACCACCTAACCAACCAGCACCCCATCTGCAAGCACTCCATCTGCAAGTACTCCATCTTCAAACCCTCTCCCAACAAGTAGTCAGCCTGCAAGCACTCAAACAGCAAGCAATCAACCAGCAAGCATAATGAGATTTGTGCCTAATCCTGGATTCAAGTCACCCAGAACCAAGAATTAATGACTTAGATTATTATGTTTAGGGACAGATGGTGTATTTATTTGTCTGTTTGGGTGAAGTAATCTACTGTGTATGCTTTTTTAATTAGAATCTCAATGTTGGAGATTTTAGTGTTGAAAACTTATGAGACTTATGTTTTGACAACTCTGATATACTTGGTGACTATTGTTCTGGCTTTATAATACCTTATTTTGGATGTAATCACTACATTATGAAACATGAATTATGACTTTCTTCAAGAGATCTGTGTCaaacttttttgttttattttgttctcttatATGCAATTAAGATCCATTCCAAGCACTGTCAATTTCCATTTTGTTGacaagaattatattttggatgaATAAATTGGTAGTTCATATTGTTTCTCCAATTTCTAAAATATGCAAGCACAGTAGTCTCAAACACTTTAATTTGCATTTCTTTCAAACAAACTGACAGGTACAACTACAGAAACAACATATGCATGTCATTTGTTTCTTGCTAGATACAATTGGCCAAATTTCCTATCTAACTTTAAGAGAAGAACAGTTACTGTAATCAGCAGCATAAATACAAACACCAAAACTTCACCCACTTTTAGAACCCTAACTTCAGACTCTAATTTTTCAAGTTTCCaagtgtaaggcccacatcggttggagaggggaacgaaacatgccttataagagtgtggatacctctccctagcatgacgcattttgacgagtgagtgtggggggcttcggccatcatccctatcgtcaaaggcaaaaccgtgaggccttgtgtgccaaagcggacaatatcgtgctagcgggtggtctgggctgttacagatggtatcagagccagaacccggatcgatgtgccagcgagggcattggactcccttaggggggtggattgtaaggcccacatcggttggagaggggaacgaagcatgccttataagggtgtggatacctctccctagcatgacgcgttttgacgagtgagtgtggggggcttcggccatcatccctatcgtcaaaggcaaaaccgtgaggccttgtgtgccaaagcggacaatatcgtgctagcgggtggtctgggctgttacaccaAGCAATCTTCATTTTCCATTCTTCATTGTCGATTGAAGGGTGTGTTCTACCATCACATGTGATCACATCTTCTTCAAGAATTTTATCAATCCATAGAAACAACACACACCACTTCTTGCCTACAGTCTGCACCAAGGTAAAAGAATCAACCAAGTTTATATCCAGAATTAcagcaaacaacaacaacaaccgcTTACATTGTAGTTTGGGCAACCCACAAACGGTCTCCCTGGATTAGAATTCGTCGTTGACCATCGCAATACTTGTCTCGAACCGCATCCACCCCATTTTGGCAAACGTGAATTTATGTTCCTATTCATTCTTCTCATGATGCTTCCAAATGATCGTGGGTTGTTCGAGCTCCCAGCTGCGTTGCTGGCGCTAGCCATTGCCATCTGGCTATCAAGATGCTAAAGAGAATCCAAGGGATGAGAccagaagagaaaagaagaggcaCTGGAGATTGATCTTTAAATTTGGAAATTAGGGGTTTTAACTTCGAATTAGGGACCAGATTGAGTCAACAAACTTTATTCATCCACCTCAGCTAGCCGTTAGCAT
This window contains:
- the LOC112756578 gene encoding uncharacterized protein, with the translated sequence MKTPPNSEDELEEVDSDEVFPVFRGGGRFGELKLEVGMKFNSKMEFKEAVCEYYIQERRQIWWKKNDNLRMRAMCKGEGCGWLVYASRDSEAAQYFKSKCDLDLNKSSLTRALRAARAVVYADAAAQYGMVRDYGLTLLKTNPSSTISIGVRPHPNLDEDPTFDRMYICLDGCKRGFKASCRPLIGLDGAFLKTQHGGQILSTTGQDANNHIYVIAYAIVFIKNIENWQWFLELLHQDLGDYKQHGWCFISDMQKVLSMQFRMCFQMFITYSVYDIYGGISTNSGRIISLEVCFRSVKDYEIFEVHRWPTNMAVDLGKRSCTCDFWQLSGMSCVHAYAALARTGKKSDESCHHWLTMEAYNNTYTFHINPIPGQTLWEKSPHNRLQAPKFKKKKRRKDADEEPSRGKKQNNSMKRVYKKGHCRYCGETGHTKRNCCKRAVDEESAAVAAAATADTDANGGEDNNSALTAAVNGGDAPPMPQDQVEIQLDLNQPVLSETDDSQQVQPPFVRPTKLPSKRKLSTPEKNTPSTSTPAATT